In Nocardia yunnanensis, one DNA window encodes the following:
- a CDS encoding HAD-IIA family hydrolase → MRLRDRFEALLLDLDGTLFRGHEPIPGASEALLAGDSGQRLMYVTNNASRSADAVALHLRELGFDAHEDEVVTSAQAAARLLAQRIPPGSTVLVVGTDDLMAEVENVGLQAIRRFDGVTPSAVIQGHSTQTAWADLAEAAYALRSGALWVAANTDATLPTERGLAPGNGSMVAALRQASGLEPLVAGKPYAPLMEDALERAGTRDALVVGDRLDTDIDGAHTTGLESLMVLTGVSTLEDLRKQPADRLPTYVAESLDALNHPVAELDPVVPGNGDIADEIAARLRKASGRAIAVAQG, encoded by the coding sequence ATGCGATTGCGCGACCGCTTCGAGGCACTGCTGTTGGATCTGGACGGCACCCTGTTTCGCGGCCACGAACCGATTCCCGGTGCGTCGGAGGCACTCTTGGCCGGTGACTCCGGGCAGCGGCTGATGTATGTCACCAACAATGCGAGCCGTTCCGCGGATGCGGTGGCGCTGCATCTGCGCGAGCTCGGTTTCGACGCTCACGAGGACGAGGTGGTGACCAGTGCGCAGGCGGCCGCGCGACTGCTGGCGCAGCGTATCCCGCCGGGTTCCACCGTCCTCGTCGTCGGTACCGACGATCTCATGGCGGAGGTGGAAAATGTGGGCCTGCAGGCGATCCGGCGCTTCGACGGCGTCACCCCCAGCGCCGTGATCCAAGGTCATTCCACGCAGACGGCGTGGGCGGATCTGGCGGAGGCGGCCTACGCGCTGCGGTCGGGTGCGCTCTGGGTGGCCGCCAATACCGACGCCACCCTGCCCACCGAGCGCGGCCTGGCGCCGGGCAATGGTTCCATGGTCGCCGCGCTGCGCCAGGCCTCGGGTCTGGAGCCGCTGGTGGCGGGCAAGCCCTACGCGCCGTTGATGGAGGACGCGCTGGAGCGGGCGGGCACCCGAGATGCCTTGGTGGTCGGCGACCGGCTCGATACCGATATCGACGGCGCGCACACCACGGGACTGGAGTCGCTGATGGTGCTGACCGGTGTGAGCACGCTCGAGGATCTGCGGAAGCAGCCCGCCGATCGCCTGCCGACCTATGTGGCCGAGTCGCTCGACGCCCTCAATCACCCTGTCGCGGAACTGGATCCGGTGGTGCCCGGCAACGGTGATATCGCGGACGAGATCGCCGCCCGCCTGCGCAAGGCCTCCGGGCGTGCGATCGCCGTCGCCCAGGGCTGA
- a CDS encoding glycosyltransferase produces MSDELSTDADLRDALELLALDIDGDTHPVGHSRKRIVDEPAKRPLHIVLVAPPYFDIPPTGYGGVEAVVASLADELVDSGHRVTLIGAGRPGTKADFIPVWDEVLTHRLGEPYPEIVHAMKAWRVIQELHAEDPIDVVHDHTFAGPGNAAAYRALGIPTVVTVHGPVDAEMREYYRAFDDSVRLVAISDRQRELAPDLNWIARVHNAINPDEWPFRTEKLDYALFLGRYAPYKGPHLALEAAHSAGLRLILAGKCNEPPEHAFFDEFVRPLLGPDDDVFGEADAAAKRQLLAGARCLLFPIQWEEPFGIVMIEAMVCGTPVIALRGGAVAEVVEHGVTGWICESPDELPDAIARIDEIDPRACRERVEKYFATGRFAQGYEEAYYRAVAETTPILSTTPILSTTPILSTTPILSTTPILSAAPAESAIPPEPATPLTPVTPATARSPQSAYRRNRARTTPVPPSPRGTRLPSGRR; encoded by the coding sequence ATGAGTGACGAACTTTCCACCGATGCGGATTTGCGTGACGCATTAGAACTTCTGGCATTGGATATCGACGGGGATACTCACCCCGTCGGCCATTCTCGCAAACGCATCGTCGATGAACCCGCCAAGCGGCCGCTGCACATCGTGCTGGTGGCTCCCCCGTACTTCGACATCCCGCCCACCGGATACGGCGGCGTCGAGGCGGTGGTGGCGTCGCTGGCCGACGAACTGGTCGACAGCGGGCATCGGGTCACGCTGATCGGCGCGGGCCGGCCCGGCACCAAGGCCGACTTCATCCCCGTCTGGGACGAAGTGCTGACCCACCGGCTGGGTGAGCCGTATCCCGAGATCGTGCACGCCATGAAGGCGTGGCGCGTCATCCAGGAGCTGCACGCCGAGGATCCCATCGACGTCGTGCACGATCACACCTTCGCCGGACCGGGCAACGCCGCCGCCTACCGGGCGCTCGGCATCCCGACCGTGGTCACCGTCCACGGACCGGTGGACGCCGAAATGCGCGAGTACTACCGCGCTTTCGACGACAGCGTGCGACTGGTCGCGATCAGCGACCGGCAGCGCGAACTCGCGCCCGATCTGAATTGGATCGCGCGCGTGCACAATGCCATCAACCCCGACGAATGGCCGTTCCGCACCGAGAAATTGGACTACGCGCTGTTCCTGGGCCGGTACGCGCCCTACAAGGGCCCGCACCTCGCCCTCGAGGCCGCGCACAGCGCGGGACTACGCTTGATACTGGCGGGCAAGTGCAACGAGCCGCCCGAGCACGCCTTCTTCGACGAGTTCGTGCGGCCGCTGCTGGGTCCGGACGACGATGTGTTCGGCGAGGCGGACGCGGCGGCCAAGCGGCAACTGCTGGCCGGGGCACGTTGTCTGCTGTTCCCCATCCAATGGGAGGAGCCGTTCGGGATCGTGATGATCGAGGCGATGGTCTGCGGCACCCCGGTGATCGCGCTGCGCGGCGGCGCGGTGGCTGAGGTCGTCGAGCACGGGGTCACCGGGTGGATCTGCGAATCCCCCGACGAGCTGCCCGACGCCATCGCACGCATCGACGAGATCGATCCGCGGGCCTGCCGGGAGCGGGTCGAGAAGTATTTCGCCACCGGACGTTTCGCCCAGGGCTACGAAGAGGCCTACTACCGGGCGGTGGCGGAGACGACCCCGATCCTGTCGACCACGCCGATCCTGTCGACCACGCCGATCCTGTCGACCACGCCGATCCTGTCGACCACGCCGATTCTGTCGGCGGCGCCGGCCGAATCGGCGATCCCGCCCGAACCGGCGACCCCGTTGACGCCGGTGACCCCGGCGACCGCCCGCTCACCGCAGTCGGCGTATCGCCGCAACCGGGCGCGCACGACACCCGTCCCGCCCAGCCCGCGGGGCACCCGCCTGCCGAGTGGCCGCCGGTGA